One Sphingomonas sp. SUN039 genomic window carries:
- a CDS encoding lipopolysaccharide biosynthesis protein, with the protein MSGGSFARTFIGLGSANIVSLAAQLLSMLALGVLAAPDELGKFLLGLAIAAPFATFCALRFDSAIPSARTTGECSVLLLLAFASTTLMSLIALLVILAARSINLFSLAALSPISLAAIFGIMLATAAGQAGRYMAIRSGELQPIVRATYGRGILTLVFRGAAIAAIANGVLPVAWQAASFLLAELVCVAVAALILRPRISWLAQTIQPQRLRAVMRRNWKFPLIEGPSTLLDTFSANAPIYLVTQFFGLGAAGSFGLAFRAMAAPAGQLALAMTEVLQSRYSALLRAGNIMVVRSMFMKSSALALALGVIGYGVALVILEPVIVYALGEKMRLFAQVSVAILPWVVLLIVVNLNSRVIALFQRQELKLIYDFYSLATVGGLVVAALAFKPDFLTFVLWITATQAIGYLIYWLLIARLFRGSA; encoded by the coding sequence ATGAGCGGGGGCAGCTTCGCGCGCACGTTCATCGGCCTGGGCTCCGCAAATATCGTGTCGCTGGCTGCGCAGTTGCTGTCGATGCTCGCGCTCGGCGTTCTGGCGGCCCCGGACGAATTGGGGAAATTCTTGCTAGGTCTTGCGATCGCCGCCCCCTTTGCGACCTTCTGTGCCCTGCGCTTCGATTCTGCGATACCGTCGGCGCGAACGACCGGGGAATGCAGCGTACTGCTTCTTCTGGCATTTGCGAGCACGACGCTGATGAGCCTGATTGCCCTGTTGGTCATTCTGGCTGCGCGATCGATCAACCTGTTTTCGCTCGCTGCGCTGTCACCAATTTCGCTTGCTGCAATTTTCGGCATCATGCTTGCTACCGCGGCGGGGCAAGCAGGGCGTTACATGGCAATCCGTTCCGGCGAGTTGCAGCCCATCGTCCGGGCGACCTATGGTCGTGGCATCCTGACGTTGGTGTTCCGCGGCGCAGCGATCGCGGCAATTGCGAATGGGGTGCTGCCTGTTGCCTGGCAGGCGGCTTCGTTTCTGCTTGCCGAACTCGTTTGCGTTGCGGTTGCGGCATTGATCCTGCGCCCCCGCATCTCGTGGCTCGCCCAGACCATCCAGCCGCAACGCTTGCGTGCGGTCATGCGTCGCAACTGGAAATTTCCGCTGATCGAGGGGCCATCGACACTCCTCGACACATTCAGTGCCAACGCGCCCATCTATCTTGTCACCCAGTTCTTCGGGTTGGGTGCTGCGGGCAGTTTCGGGTTGGCTTTCCGTGCCATGGCTGCACCAGCAGGTCAGCTGGCGCTGGCAATGACCGAAGTTCTCCAGTCCCGTTATTCCGCCTTGCTGCGCGCCGGAAACATCATGGTGGTGAGATCGATGTTCATGAAGTCGTCGGCGCTGGCGCTGGCGCTCGGCGTCATAGGCTATGGCGTCGCGCTGGTCATTCTCGAACCGGTGATTGTGTACGCGCTTGGGGAGAAGATGCGTCTATTCGCGCAGGTCAGCGTCGCCATTTTGCCATGGGTCGTGTTGCTGATCGTCGTAAACCTGAACAGCCGTGTCATCGCCCTGTTTCAGCGGCAGGAACTCAAGCTCATTTACGATTTCTATTCGCTCGCAACCGTTGGCGGGTTGGTCGTCGCTGCCTTGGCGTTCAAGCCCGACTTCCTGACATTCGTCCTCTGGATTACCGCCACGCAGGCGATCGGCTATCTGATCTACTGGCTTCTCATTGCCCGATTGTTTCGGGGCAGCGCCTGA
- a CDS encoding glycosyltransferase family 4 protein, giving the protein MKILMLCEFFDPKLEFQENQLVKYYRKAGHEVRLLTSQYTNVFDYYASAPLAKAPASEFEMHGAKIYRLPYRFNLLNRIRPYRGVADQLDAFAPDLIYLHDIIPNTGEIARYLRRHPACRAIIDIHMDYSNSGKGFVALRVLHGTIRRWYFNRIRQHLDGIFPIVPTGFDFMREVYGVPDADMTLLPLGADIDLIDEVQRTVDRTALRARYGIPPQSPVIVTGGKITPRKRLEWLIEAIDCTALDDVHVIVLGQIPESEPAYGKLIASLSQRVAGRLHFVGWQEPAGVYAHMAIADLAVFPSSQSIMWQQSIASGLPLIVGDTGGQDASYLNANDNVIVMSGESLDSAGIRQSVSTLLADSGKLRAMADGARKTGREMLDWTRLIDTTLTCLQPGQALPRNNRAMRSQ; this is encoded by the coding sequence ATGAAAATTCTCATGTTATGCGAATTTTTCGATCCGAAACTGGAGTTTCAGGAAAACCAGCTTGTAAAATACTATCGCAAGGCCGGACACGAAGTCCGTCTGCTGACGTCGCAATACACCAATGTATTCGACTATTACGCGTCAGCGCCGCTCGCGAAAGCACCGGCATCTGAGTTCGAAATGCACGGCGCGAAGATTTATCGCCTGCCGTACCGGTTCAACTTGTTGAACCGGATCAGGCCGTATCGGGGCGTGGCAGATCAATTAGACGCGTTCGCACCTGACCTCATCTACCTGCACGATATCATCCCAAATACGGGGGAAATTGCCCGCTATCTACGGCGTCATCCGGCCTGCCGGGCGATCATCGACATCCACATGGACTATTCGAACTCAGGAAAAGGATTTGTCGCACTGCGCGTGCTGCACGGCACGATCCGGAGATGGTATTTCAATCGGATCAGGCAACATCTCGACGGCATTTTTCCGATCGTGCCGACCGGCTTCGATTTCATGCGCGAGGTCTACGGCGTTCCCGACGCCGATATGACACTTCTGCCGCTCGGTGCCGACATCGACCTGATAGATGAAGTTCAGCGCACGGTCGATCGAACCGCTCTGCGCGCCCGTTATGGCATTCCGCCACAGAGTCCCGTCATCGTTACGGGCGGCAAGATCACGCCGCGCAAGCGCCTCGAATGGTTGATCGAGGCGATTGACTGCACAGCACTGGATGATGTTCACGTCATTGTCCTCGGACAAATCCCGGAATCCGAACCAGCCTATGGCAAGCTGATCGCATCGCTTTCCCAACGTGTCGCGGGCCGCTTGCATTTTGTAGGCTGGCAGGAACCTGCGGGCGTTTATGCCCATATGGCTATCGCCGATCTGGCGGTCTTCCCGTCCAGCCAATCGATTATGTGGCAACAGTCGATTGCCTCGGGTTTGCCGTTGATCGTGGGCGATACGGGCGGACAGGATGCCAGCTATCTCAATGCCAACGACAATGTCATCGTCATGTCAGGCGAAAGCCTCGACAGCGCGGGCATACGGCAGAGCGTCTCGACCCTCCTCGCCGACAGCGGAAAGCTACGTGCAATGGCCGACGGTGCCCGGAAAACAGGTCGGGAAATGCTCGACTGGACGCGGCTGATCGACACCACATTGACCTGTCTGCAGCCAGGTCAGGCGCTGCCCCGAAACAATCGGGCAATGAGAAGCCAGTAG
- a CDS encoding acyltransferase: MANFPKENNFDLIRLVAATQVVIVHAQEHFGLRFPQHDLVMRLIESLPGVPVFFVVSGFLISASYLRNPVIGTFARNRILRIYPGLWACLAVSAVLVLLSGYLAGRDVAPLEYAAWLTAQSTFFQFYNPDFLRGYGVGSLNGSLWTIPVELQFYALTPLLVACLFRHRFAFWALFMTSIAINAVHGQGFDMLLLGDRAHKLVAVSFLPWIYMFLAGLLASVYWSRVSQLFVGKAVYWFTAFFFVTAIGLFADIGNHGNRIALPWALLIAGTTLSAAFAHPHLAKRFLRGNDISYGLYIFHMPIFNYVIAIGLAGSGVVVFGALAAVPLAACLSWKLIEAPALRRKPSSLASQVPPLDSSRSNPVA; this comes from the coding sequence ATGGCGAACTTCCCAAAGGAAAATAACTTCGACCTGATCCGGCTTGTCGCCGCGACACAGGTCGTCATTGTTCACGCCCAGGAACATTTCGGCTTGCGCTTTCCGCAGCACGATCTGGTCATGCGTCTCATCGAATCGCTTCCGGGCGTACCGGTATTCTTCGTGGTGAGCGGGTTCCTGATTTCTGCATCATATCTCCGCAACCCCGTGATCGGGACTTTTGCCCGCAATCGAATTTTGAGAATATACCCCGGCCTCTGGGCATGTTTGGCTGTGTCGGCTGTGCTCGTCCTGCTGAGCGGTTATCTGGCTGGGCGCGACGTCGCGCCGCTCGAATATGCCGCTTGGTTGACGGCGCAATCCACCTTCTTCCAATTCTATAATCCCGATTTCCTGCGTGGATATGGGGTCGGGTCGCTCAACGGAAGTCTCTGGACCATCCCCGTCGAACTACAGTTTTACGCGCTGACGCCGCTGCTCGTCGCCTGCCTGTTCCGCCATCGTTTCGCGTTCTGGGCACTATTTATGACCTCGATCGCGATAAATGCCGTGCATGGGCAAGGTTTCGATATGCTGCTGCTGGGCGACAGGGCGCACAAGCTGGTTGCCGTCTCGTTCTTGCCTTGGATCTACATGTTTCTGGCGGGGCTGCTCGCGAGCGTCTATTGGAGCAGGGTTTCGCAGCTGTTCGTGGGCAAAGCGGTATACTGGTTCACCGCGTTCTTCTTCGTCACTGCAATCGGTCTTTTTGCCGATATCGGCAATCACGGCAATCGCATCGCTCTCCCCTGGGCGCTGCTCATTGCCGGGACGACGCTCTCCGCAGCATTCGCGCACCCCCATCTCGCCAAGCGCTTCTTGCGCGGAAACGACATATCCTACGGCCTGTATATTTTTCACATGCCGATCTTCAACTATGTGATTGCTATCGGGCTCGCCGGTTCGGGCGTTGTTGTTTTCGGTGCCTTGGCGGCCGTGCCGCTCGCCGCCTGTCTTTCGTGGAAGCTGATCGAAGCTCCGGCCTTGCGGCGTAAGCCGTCCAGCCTGGCCTCGCAGGTGCCCCCCCTAGACTCATCTCGTTCGAACCCGGTCGCATAG
- a CDS encoding AglZ/HisF2 family acetamidino modification protein: MLRSRIIPCLLVHKKGLVKTVKFTDSKYVGDPINAVRIFNEKQVDELAVFDIDATVEGREPDYGMIKNLADECRMPLCYGGGVTSAQQAAKIVSLGVEKVAISAAAVARPALIAEMADAIGRQSVAVVIDVQKGGLLRSNAVVTHNASRRTKLDPVDFAAEAERLGAGEVVVNSVDRDGTMSGYDLDLAQRIRNAISGPLTILGGAGSPADMRALLDRIGTAGAAAGSLFVFKGQYKAVLISYARPD, encoded by the coding sequence ATGCTGCGCTCCCGGATAATTCCTTGTCTGCTCGTGCATAAAAAGGGACTGGTGAAGACTGTTAAGTTCACCGACTCAAAATATGTCGGCGACCCGATAAATGCTGTCCGGATCTTCAACGAAAAGCAGGTCGACGAGCTTGCGGTGTTCGATATCGACGCAACCGTCGAGGGCCGCGAACCCGACTATGGCATGATCAAGAACTTGGCCGACGAATGCCGGATGCCGTTATGTTATGGAGGGGGAGTCACTTCTGCCCAGCAGGCTGCCAAAATCGTCTCCCTTGGTGTGGAAAAGGTTGCCATCAGCGCGGCTGCCGTGGCGCGTCCGGCGCTGATCGCCGAAATGGCCGACGCAATTGGTCGGCAAAGCGTCGCGGTCGTCATCGACGTTCAGAAGGGCGGATTGTTGAGGTCGAATGCAGTTGTCACGCACAACGCTTCGCGCCGCACGAAGCTGGACCCCGTCGATTTCGCAGCCGAAGCCGAACGGCTTGGCGCGGGCGAAGTCGTGGTCAATTCGGTTGATCGTGACGGCACGATGAGCGGGTACGATCTCGATCTGGCACAGCGCATCCGCAACGCCATTAGCGGCCCGTTGACGATCCTCGGTGGCGCCGGGAGTCCTGCCGACATGCGCGCGCTGCTCGACAGGATAGGCACCGCCGGCGCCGCGGCGGGAAGCCTGTTCGTTTTCAAGGGGCAGTACAAGGCCGTCTTGATCAGCTACGCACGTCCCGATTGA
- the hisH gene encoding imidazole glycerol phosphate synthase subunit HisH codes for MITILDYGSGNISAIVRLAKLSNVETRVATGPADLADARHILLPGVGAFDRTMEAFVSSGLAGALTARLEHPDVWCLGICVGMHVLANGSDEGSRSGLGLIPGHVRRFRDEDIAEKPRIPHMGWNTLETVRPHRLLEGLDAAQGFYFLHGYRYACDTDNDVIATSTHGKAFHSVIGRGRVLGVQFHPEKSHDNGVRLIGNFLAL; via the coding sequence ATGATCACGATTCTCGACTATGGATCGGGAAATATTTCAGCGATCGTTCGGCTCGCCAAGCTGTCGAACGTGGAGACGCGCGTAGCAACTGGCCCCGCCGACCTCGCCGACGCCCGGCATATCCTGCTTCCAGGTGTCGGCGCGTTCGACCGGACGATGGAGGCGTTTGTTTCTTCAGGCTTGGCAGGGGCGTTGACGGCACGGCTCGAACACCCCGACGTGTGGTGCCTGGGCATCTGCGTGGGCATGCACGTTCTGGCGAACGGCAGCGACGAAGGCTCCAGAAGCGGTTTAGGACTGATACCTGGACACGTCCGGCGGTTTCGCGACGAAGACATCGCCGAAAAACCCCGCATTCCCCACATGGGCTGGAACACTCTGGAAACCGTGCGCCCGCATCGCTTGCTGGAAGGGCTGGATGCCGCACAGGGTTTCTACTTTCTACACGGCTATCGTTACGCCTGCGACACCGACAACGACGTCATCGCCACTTCGACACATGGCAAAGCATTCCACTCGGTCATCGGGCGGGGCCGTGTGCTCGGCGTTCAGTTCCATCCCGAAAAGAGCCATGACAATGGTGTCCGGCTCATCGGCAATTTCCTGGCCCTATAG
- a CDS encoding N-acetyl sugar amidotransferase, with protein MTAYQVCSNCVMDTTDENISFDADGVCDHCHNFRDHVAPNWHTDERGEAELMAIAEKIRADGKDREFDCILGMSGGFDSSYMLHIAATKMKLRPLVFHVDGGWNTQVAVHNIECVVEKLGLDLYTEVINWEEMKDFQLAFFKSGVPHIDIPQDMAFIATLYKFAAKHNIKYILNGTNYSTECVRNPLNWIYYGTDMAQLKDIQKKFGTVPLKDYPISSILYHKLYLRYIRRISVIKPLNLGPYIKADAQELMSREYGWTPYPQKHFESRFTRFYEGYWLPARFGYDTRKIQFSSLILTGQMTREAALDALSRPAIPVEEIPHELDFIATKLGITTDELIGYRDMPLKSHRDYKSNEWMFNLGAKALRLLGVERSIKR; from the coding sequence ATGACTGCGTATCAAGTCTGCTCGAACTGCGTGATGGATACGACCGACGAGAACATCAGTTTCGATGCGGACGGTGTCTGCGACCATTGTCATAATTTCCGCGATCACGTCGCGCCGAACTGGCATACCGACGAGCGGGGCGAAGCCGAGCTGATGGCGATCGCCGAAAAAATCCGCGCCGACGGCAAGGACCGCGAGTTCGACTGCATTCTCGGCATGAGCGGCGGCTTCGACAGCTCGTACATGTTGCATATCGCAGCGACGAAAATGAAGCTGCGTCCGTTGGTCTTTCATGTCGATGGTGGTTGGAATACGCAGGTCGCGGTCCACAACATCGAGTGCGTTGTCGAAAAGCTCGGCCTCGATCTGTATACCGAAGTCATCAACTGGGAAGAAATGAAGGACTTCCAGCTTGCATTTTTCAAGTCCGGCGTTCCGCATATCGATATCCCGCAGGATATGGCGTTCATTGCGACCCTTTATAAGTTCGCCGCTAAGCACAACATCAAATATATTCTGAACGGTACGAACTATTCAACGGAATGTGTGCGAAATCCACTGAACTGGATTTATTACGGTACGGATATGGCGCAGCTAAAGGACATTCAGAAAAAATTCGGAACTGTGCCGCTCAAGGACTACCCGATCAGCAGCATTTTGTATCACAAGCTGTATTTGCGATATATCCGACGAATTTCGGTCATCAAGCCCTTGAACCTGGGACCGTATATCAAGGCCGACGCCCAAGAACTGATGTCACGCGAATATGGCTGGACACCTTATCCACAGAAGCATTTCGAGTCACGGTTCACGCGATTTTACGAGGGCTATTGGCTGCCTGCCCGTTTTGGCTACGATACCCGTAAAATCCAGTTTTCCAGCCTGATCCTTACCGGACAGATGACCCGCGAGGCCGCTCTCGACGCGCTGTCGAGGCCTGCGATTCCGGTGGAAGAAATTCCGCACGAGCTCGACTTTATTGCGACAAAGCTCGGCATCACGACCGACGAGCTCATCGGGTATCGCGACATGCCACTCAAAAGCCATCGCGATTACAAATCGAACGAGTGGATGTTCAACCTCGGTGCCAAGGCGCTCAGGCTCCTCGGCGTCGAGCGATCAATCAAGCGATGA
- a CDS encoding nucleotide sugar dehydrogenase, producing the protein MDCVGILGLGYVGIPLALRVAETGARVIGFDVDLDRVAQLNQGQSPLKHVGHGEIEKMRASGFEATSDFSRAADCDALIICVPTPLSKAREPDLRFVEGTMQMVAPYLRAGQLLSLESTTWPGTTEEILRPYVERAGLTPGKDFALVYSPEREDPGNPDFTTRTIPKVVGGSTPSCLAQGVALYSRFIDRVIPVSSTQAAEMVKLLENIHRSVNIGLVNELKIVADRMGLDIFEIIDAAKTKPFGFTAYYPGPGIGGHCIPVDPFYLTWKAREYGVDTRFIELAGEVNAAMPQYVVDKIVYGLNTHKKALSDARILILGIAYKPNVDDMRESPSVFVMEILRKWGADLSYHDPYVPLFPKMREHKFDLASVDCTPESVAGYDAVVLLTDHSDFDYAMIKQHAQLLIDARGRYRETADHIVKA; encoded by the coding sequence ATGGATTGCGTCGGCATACTGGGCTTGGGCTACGTCGGCATCCCGTTGGCGCTGCGTGTCGCCGAAACAGGGGCGCGGGTTATCGGTTTCGATGTGGATCTCGATCGTGTCGCGCAACTGAACCAAGGGCAAAGCCCACTGAAGCATGTAGGACACGGCGAAATCGAAAAAATGCGCGCGTCGGGTTTCGAGGCGACCTCCGATTTCTCGAGAGCCGCCGATTGCGACGCGCTCATCATTTGTGTGCCAACGCCGCTCAGCAAGGCGCGCGAACCCGACCTGCGTTTCGTCGAGGGCACCATGCAGATGGTCGCACCGTACCTGCGCGCCGGACAGCTGCTATCGCTCGAAAGCACGACCTGGCCCGGCACGACCGAGGAAATCCTGCGTCCTTATGTGGAGCGCGCGGGCCTGACTCCCGGCAAGGATTTTGCACTGGTGTATTCGCCCGAGCGCGAAGATCCGGGCAATCCCGACTTCACGACCCGCACGATTCCCAAGGTCGTCGGGGGATCGACGCCCTCGTGTCTGGCTCAGGGTGTCGCGCTCTACTCGCGCTTCATCGACCGCGTCATTCCCGTGAGTTCGACGCAGGCCGCCGAGATGGTGAAGCTGCTTGAAAATATCCATCGGTCCGTGAACATCGGCCTAGTCAACGAGTTGAAAATCGTTGCCGACCGGATGGGCCTAGATATTTTCGAGATCATCGACGCGGCGAAGACCAAGCCGTTCGGCTTTACGGCCTATTATCCGGGCCCCGGCATCGGCGGGCACTGTATTCCGGTCGATCCATTTTACCTGACATGGAAGGCGCGCGAATACGGTGTCGATACGCGGTTCATCGAGCTAGCCGGCGAGGTCAACGCTGCCATGCCGCAATATGTCGTCGACAAGATCGTCTATGGACTGAACACGCACAAAAAGGCGCTCAGCGATGCGCGAATCCTGATTCTGGGCATCGCGTACAAGCCGAACGTCGACGACATGCGCGAAAGTCCGTCGGTGTTCGTCATGGAAATTCTTCGCAAATGGGGTGCCGACCTCAGCTACCACGACCCTTATGTCCCGCTATTCCCAAAGATGCGCGAACACAAGTTCGACCTGGCTTCGGTTGATTGCACACCCGAGTCTGTCGCCGGTTACGATGCGGTGGTGCTGCTCACCGATCACAGCGATTTCGACTATGCCATGATCAAACAGCATGCGCAGCTGCTGATCGACGCGCGGGGCCGCTATCGCGAAACTGCCGACCACATCGTCAAGGCTTGA
- a CDS encoding Gfo/Idh/MocA family protein, with amino-acid sequence MAKIAQVGCGYWGKNLCRNFAELGLLGAVVDGDPETAAKMAATYGVPVLTFDEVLADPEIGGICLATPAPTHASLALRAIAAGKGVMIEKPLALTSDDGAAVVDAARQANVPLMVGHLLQYHPVFVALRELVRGGELGALRYVYSNRMSLGKFRIEENVLWSFAPHDISMLLALTDSPVATVAAQGAAIVTPGIADWCTVQLAFENGLRGHVQVSWLHPFKEHRLVVVGDRAMAVFDDSEPDWDRKLSLYDHGIDRTGSAPVPVKADARYVRVERGEPLRTECAHFGACVANGTTPQTDGVEALAVLRVLEQAEAQLARSLAR; translated from the coding sequence ATGGCCAAAATCGCTCAGGTCGGCTGCGGCTATTGGGGCAAGAACCTGTGCCGCAACTTCGCCGAACTCGGTTTGCTCGGTGCCGTGGTCGATGGTGATCCCGAGACCGCAGCAAAAATGGCGGCGACCTATGGCGTGCCCGTCCTGACCTTTGACGAGGTGCTGGCGGACCCGGAGATCGGCGGAATCTGTCTGGCAACCCCCGCGCCGACCCATGCGTCGCTTGCGCTGCGGGCTATCGCGGCTGGAAAAGGAGTCATGATCGAAAAGCCCCTCGCGCTGACCAGCGACGACGGCGCGGCGGTGGTCGACGCGGCCCGCCAAGCGAATGTCCCGCTGATGGTCGGGCATCTGCTTCAGTATCACCCCGTGTTCGTCGCGCTCCGCGAACTCGTCCGCGGCGGCGAACTGGGTGCCCTGCGCTATGTGTATTCGAACCGGATGAGCCTCGGCAAATTCAGGATCGAAGAGAACGTCCTGTGGTCATTTGCGCCGCACGACATTTCGATGCTCCTGGCGCTGACGGACAGCCCCGTCGCCACCGTAGCCGCACAAGGTGCGGCAATTGTGACACCGGGCATCGCCGATTGGTGCACCGTCCAACTGGCGTTCGAGAACGGCTTGCGCGGACATGTCCAGGTGTCATGGCTGCATCCGTTCAAGGAACACCGACTAGTCGTCGTCGGTGATCGCGCAATGGCCGTCTTCGACGACAGCGAACCGGACTGGGACCGCAAGCTGAGCCTGTACGATCACGGGATCGACCGCACAGGCAGTGCGCCGGTGCCGGTCAAGGCCGACGCCCGTTATGTCCGGGTTGAGCGCGGGGAACCGTTGCGGACCGAATGTGCCCATTTCGGCGCGTGTGTCGCAAACGGAACGACGCCGCAGACCGACGGGGTCGAGGCGCTCGCGGTCTTGCGCGTACTCGAGCAGGCCGAGGCGCAATTGGCGCGGTCGCTGGCGCGCTAG
- a CDS encoding DapH/DapD/GlmU-related protein gives MFSGATIKLSELAVGLPMDVVRDCDIAYVAKIPSRLDARLVFATKAAHVDEMLGCPGIAGALVPAVIAELIPAGLGLAVSARPLAVAMDLHDKLAGLTDLQWRSFATEIHPSADVHPTAIITARDIRIGAGTRIGPNVCIEPRTLVGENCTIGAHCVIGAGGFDARPATQPRRLISASGGVRIADNVTVAAGTTIDRASFGGFTDIGAETLIDKQVYIAHDCVIGTGVTITSGTRIMGRATVADGCYFGPGAVVANGLSIGAAAYVTMGAIVTRDVAAGEKVSGNFAVPHARWLDFIKSLVRG, from the coding sequence ATGTTTTCGGGCGCTACGATCAAGCTTTCCGAGCTGGCGGTGGGGCTACCGATGGATGTCGTGCGCGATTGCGACATAGCCTATGTCGCGAAAATCCCGTCGCGGCTCGATGCCCGGCTGGTGTTTGCGACCAAAGCGGCGCATGTCGACGAAATGCTGGGGTGTCCGGGCATTGCGGGCGCGCTTGTTCCCGCTGTCATTGCCGAGCTGATACCGGCTGGGCTCGGCCTTGCCGTTTCTGCCCGCCCCTTGGCGGTCGCGATGGACCTCCACGACAAGCTGGCAGGGCTGACGGACCTCCAGTGGCGGTCGTTCGCGACCGAGATCCATCCCTCTGCCGATGTTCATCCGACCGCGATTATTACCGCGCGCGACATCAGGATCGGTGCCGGAACGCGGATCGGCCCCAATGTTTGCATCGAACCCCGCACGTTGGTTGGGGAGAACTGCACGATTGGTGCTCATTGCGTCATTGGCGCAGGCGGCTTCGACGCGCGGCCGGCGACCCAGCCCCGGCGGCTCATCAGCGCCTCTGGCGGGGTCCGGATTGCCGACAATGTCACGGTCGCAGCCGGGACGACGATCGACCGCGCAAGCTTTGGCGGCTTTACGGACATCGGTGCCGAAACGCTGATCGACAAGCAGGTGTATATTGCACACGACTGCGTGATCGGGACGGGCGTGACGATCACGTCGGGCACGCGCATCATGGGCCGTGCGACCGTCGCTGACGGGTGCTATTTCGGGCCGGGCGCGGTTGTCGCCAACGGGCTGAGCATCGGCGCCGCTGCCTATGTCACCATGGGCGCGATCGTCACCCGCGACGTCGCCGCAGGCGAAAAAGTCAGCGGCAATTTTGCCGTGCCGCATGCGCGCTGGCTCGACTTCATCAAATCACTGGTTCGGGGATAA
- a CDS encoding DegT/DnrJ/EryC1/StrS aminotransferase family protein — protein MEFIDLGAQQRRIRDRLDARLAAVLDAGKYIMGPEVAEFERELASFCGARHALGCANGTDALQLALMALGAKAGDAVFCPSFTFASTAEIVPMTGATPVFVDVTPASFNMDAESLKRAIVYARSLGLRPAGVIPVDLFGLPADYDAISDIARESGMWIVADSAQGFGATYRGRITGSIGDIATTSFFPAKPLGCYGDGGAVFTGNDELRALMESYRVHGKGSHKYDNERIGINSRLDTLQAAILLEKLAIYADEIDARQRVAARYTTALHNVIQTPEVPDDCRSVWAQYTLTCSAGQDRAAVLASLSAASVPTAVYYPRPLHQQTAYRDFPCDPQGLAHSETLALNVFSLPMHPYLSESDQDRVIDAVRAAVTV, from the coding sequence ATGGAATTTATCGATCTTGGCGCACAACAGCGCCGTATCCGCGACCGGCTCGACGCGCGTCTCGCCGCGGTTCTCGACGCCGGCAAGTACATCATGGGGCCCGAGGTGGCCGAATTCGAACGCGAGCTGGCCAGTTTCTGCGGCGCCCGCCATGCGCTCGGGTGCGCCAATGGCACCGATGCGCTGCAACTTGCGCTGATGGCCTTGGGCGCGAAGGCGGGCGACGCGGTGTTCTGCCCCTCGTTCACTTTCGCCTCGACCGCAGAGATCGTGCCGATGACCGGTGCGACCCCGGTCTTTGTCGATGTGACGCCGGCGAGCTTCAACATGGACGCCGAAAGCCTGAAGCGTGCCATCGTCTATGCGCGCAGTCTGGGTCTGCGTCCCGCCGGGGTTATTCCGGTCGATCTGTTCGGGTTGCCCGCAGACTATGACGCCATCTCGGATATAGCGCGCGAGAGCGGGATGTGGATCGTGGCAGACAGCGCCCAGGGGTTCGGCGCGACCTATCGCGGCCGGATTACGGGTTCGATCGGCGATATTGCCACGACCTCGTTTTTTCCAGCCAAGCCGCTTGGCTGTTACGGCGATGGCGGAGCGGTGTTTACGGGCAACGACGAATTGCGCGCCCTTATGGAATCCTACCGGGTTCACGGGAAGGGCAGCCACAAATACGATAACGAACGCATCGGCATAAATTCGCGTCTCGACACGCTCCAAGCCGCGATCCTGCTCGAAAAGCTGGCGATTTACGCCGACGAGATCGATGCCCGTCAACGGGTCGCCGCACGCTATACCACCGCGTTGCACAATGTGATCCAGACGCCCGAAGTGCCGGACGATTGCCGTTCGGTCTGGGCGCAATACACGCTGACATGTTCGGCCGGGCAGGACCGTGCGGCGGTTCTGGCCTCGCTTTCGGCAGCTTCGGTTCCAACGGCGGTCTATTATCCGCGCCCGCTCCACCAGCAGACCGCGTACCGGGACTTTCCGTGCGATCCCCAGGGGCTGGCGCACAGCGAGACGCTTGCGCTCAACGTCTTCAGCCTGCCGATGCACCCCTATCTGAGCGAGAGCGATCAGGACCGAGTCATCGATGCCGTCCGGGCCGCTGTTACCGTCTGA